The Arvicola amphibius chromosome 4, mArvAmp1.2, whole genome shotgun sequence genome includes the window AAGGGCATTTACTATGATTGGTTATATCAAAGGCGGGACGGGCAGTTGCTGGGTCaggcaaaggacagagaagcccTGCAGGCTGTTGGAAAACACCTGACGTTCTAGTCAACAGGCAGGGTGGGGTCATGACTAGTTCACAAAACATGTTTTCTTcgataataaaaagtaattttgcaAAATCACtaggattttattgttgtttagtatataatttgtttgtttgtttgtttgttttttgagacagagtttctctgtagctttggagcctttcctggaacttgcgctgtagaccaggctggcctcaaactcacagaaatccgcctgcctctacttcctgagtgctgggattaaaggtgtgtgccaccaccgcccagctcattatatgacttttttttaaagatttgcttatttatatattcaatgttctgcctgcacctctgaagagggcaccagatctcattacagatagttgtgagccaccatgtggttgctgggaattgaacgcaggacctctggaagagcagtcagtgctcttaacctctgagtcatctctctaatccccaatatgttttttttactctctcctctctccccctccattcTAAGGTTAAAATTCAGGGTCTTAtgcaccactgagccacaccccaagtCCTTATGCTCCTTATTCACTCCTATGTTGTGTAGGTATATGAGGGTTCTCTGGAGGAACATAACTGGCGAGATGCATGACGGGGGCAACAAGACGGCTCAGCAAGTGAAGGAACTGCTGCTAacctccaggacccacatggtggaagaagcagttcctacaagttgtcccATAACCTTCAGCTGTGCATAGTGTCCTCGAATTCTCCCGCctttacacaccacacacacacacacaaacacacacacgcacaaaaagtaaataactaaaaaatGTAACaggatgtgtgtgagagagaaggggGTTACAAGAGTGGCTTATATGTGATGGGACTAGGGAATCCAATAGGGGTCATCTAGGGAATCCAATAGGGGTCATGTAGGGAATCCAACAGGGGTCATCTAGGAAATCCAACAGGGGTCATCTAGGGAATCCAACAGGGGTCATCTAGGGAATCCAATAGGGGTCATCTAGGGAATCCAATAGGGGTCATCTAGGGACTCCAGTAGGGGTCATCTAGGGAATCCAATAGGGGTCATCTAGGGACTCCAATAGGGGTCATCTAGGGACTCCAATAGGGGTCATCTAGGGAATCCAATAGGGGTCATCTAGGAAATCCAACAGGGGTCATCTAGGGAATCCAATAGGGGTCATCTAGGGAATCCAATAGGGGTCATCTGCAGACCAGAAGTGGTAAGAACGTTCAGTCCATGAAGCTAATGATACAGCAGTGCTGGCAGTCTGACAGATTTCTTAGAGTCCCtacaattttttttccaagacagtgtttcactgtttaggtctagctgtcctggaacttgctttgtagaccagactggcttcgaactcacagagatcctcctgcctctgcttcctgggtgatgggattaaagatgtgtgccaccactgcccggttttttaaattatttttttaaagatttgtttattattttatgtgcattagtgttttgcctgcgtgtatgtctgtgtgagggtgttggatattctagaactggagttgcagacagtgtaagctgccatgtaggtactgagaattgaacccaggtccactggaagagcaaccattgctcttaactgctgagccatctcttcagtcccctttattttttatgtatttgtatgtgtttgtacctGTGTGAATTTGTGTACATCACATATGTGCAGGggtcctcagagaccagaggataTCAAGTTATAGAGGGTGTAAGGAACCTTATAGGGGTACTGAAATCTGATCCAATGTGCACTGCAGGAAATGCtattaacttctgagtcatctgtcTGTGCTGATTTTTAAAGTTCACTTGGTCGTTTGAATTGGTTGATTAGTCCCTTTTTCAAGTTTGAGAAATATAGGCATTTCATCcaatatttttctctctgcttctctttcctattCTCATGGAACTCTAATTTCCCTTTAGCCTTCTTTCCACCCCTGCTAAAGTTACCGCAGGAAGTGTTCGGGAATGAGGGCTGCTTCCATGAGGAGGGCCTGGGGTAGCTGCTCCCATCTGCCAGGTCAGCAAACTGGTGGGAGGTACCAAAGGGAGCCTTCAAGCCAAAGTACGATGCTTGATGACCCCTGTCGCTGAACTGCTTGGAATGGGGTAAAGATACTTGTCTGGTCCCATGTTCCGGCACAAATGGACCTTACCCCAAGCTCACCACAAAGCAGAATGTTCGCCTGAGGCTGTTGTCTGCACCTTCCGTCTTCTGGTTTATCAGTACCCAACATTCAAGACATGACAGTTCATTTGTCCACTTCATGGTTaatcggtttttttttttctttttctttttggtctttcaagacagttctctacctggaactagctctgtagaccaggctggcctcagactcacagagatccacctgcctctgcctccagactgctgggattaaaaggagtgtgccaccactgttctTGGTAGTCAGTGTAATAGGATCTCACTCAAGTTATCTAAGAGACAAGCTGGTCTGGTCTGTGAGGCACTTCCAGGAAGGATTAACTGACAGGAAAGAACTTCCCCCAGAGGCTGCACCATAGTTGAGGGAGGGGCAAATATAAAAAGATCAGAGACAAGAGCTAGGTTCCTCACTTGCTTGCCTCCTTTTCTTGGTGGTGCTGCTACTGCTCCCATCACTGGCCAACACCAGACTCTAGTTTCTTCAGCGTTTCAACAAGAATTGAAGactagctgggattaaaggtgtgcatcatcaccaCCCAGTTTTGAGATGAGTCTCAAACTGTAGCCTAGATTAACCTAAAGCTCACTTTGTAGTCCTTGAATTTAAGAGACCCCTTAATGTTGGGAGTGCTGGCTTTCAAAATCAGTCAAGACCCtgcattgatgatgatgatgatgatgatgatgattaactattactttaatttgtttttatttatttatttgtttggctggttggttggttggtttttcgagacagggtctctctatagctttggagcctgtcctggaactagctcttatcaacaggctggccttgaattcacagagacttgcctgcctctgcctcgcctcccgagtgctaggattaaaggcatgtgccaccacacccagccagtgccaatgctttttcttttaaagattatatatatatatatatatatatatatatatatatagagagagagagagagagagagagagagagagagagagacagagagagagagagacagagagacagagagagagacagagagagagagagacagagagagacagagagagacagagagagacagagacagagttctgccttcatgtatgcctgcaggccagaagagggtgccatatttcattacagatagttgtgagccaccatgtggttgctggaaattgaactcaggtcctctggcagaacactcatctctgcagccccaagtGCCAATGCTTTTAATCCAGTACTTggatggaactctgtgagttggaagccagcctggtctacatagctagttccaggccagccagataCACCATAAGACCctatctgaagaaagaaaaggaaaaaaagaaaaagaaaagaagaaagaaaggagaaaaacatgttaaatagtaataataaaatggagaaataaaaaacctgggatacatgagcTCTGTCTtgctaaaaaaaacaaacaaaaaaccctaaataaataaataagtagacatGAATCCAAACATAgcaataacatttaaatattaatggaCTAAGTACTTAAAttaaaggcagagagacaggaagagtagTATGGgccagaggctgaagcaagaagatAGCTTGAGCCTAGGAGTTGgagtcagcctgggcaacagaaaCAGACCTCATCATTCctctctgttttgtctttttcccatcagtgctgggactgaatgTAAGGTCTTAAACACAAATTCCTACTATGCATCCAGGCAGTTCTTGAACCTAGCTATAAcagaacttttttctttaattttgtttatttggtttatgtgtataggtattttgcctgtgtatattttACCTGGacaccacctgtgtgcctggcctctaaggaggccagagaagggtgtcagatctcctagatctagagttacagatggttgtgagctaatCAAACCCTAcgcctctggaagggcagccagtgctcttaaccctgaatcatctctccattcccagcagtatatttttttttcaagttcagacagtttgtgagatcctgtttcaaaaaataataaattacccAGGAGGCGGcagcatatacctgtaatcccagcactcaggaggcagaggcaggtggatctctatacattcgaggccagcctggtctacacagcatgttccaggacaggctccaaatgtacacagagaaaacttgtcttgaaataGTTCCCCCCATCATCATCAATTAaatgttaaatgaataaataatttgagTCTGGTCTGGGAGAGCATTcttgtaatgccagcactagggacatgagaggcaagaagatcaagagttcaaagccagcctatgcTATATATGGAGCTCAGGGACAGCAGCAggaattataaataaatagtttgaAAAGTTAACGAGGGAACAGAACTGACAAGTAGTCCAACTGCTAAACCCAACCAAACAGAGCCAATTGATATTTACGAGGGCTATTCTCCAAGAAGTATACTACAGCGTTCGTGCGTTATGAAGAGGAGTATAATCTAAACAGAGAATGAacagttgcatttatttatttattttgtccccCCTGCAGTATTGAGGAGGTCGAGCACAAGGCTCTGCGCATGGCAGTCAAGCGCTCTATCACTGAACTGTACCCTAGCcggtttcctcctctttttttttttttaaacgaagATTAAAGCTCGGATCTGGCAGGCTCTTGGGGAACAGGGTGAGGGGCCCCGCCGGGCCCCTTGGGGTGGAGGGGCGGAGGGGCGGGCCGAAGAGTGGTACCGCCCTCTGCCCTGAGCACACTGCGTTCTGTGCCCCTCCGGCCCGCGCAATGGGCTGCCTCTTTGGGCGCGCCGTGCTGCGGGCGTTGTTGTGCGGGCCACGCATTCCAGGCCTGCTGGTGCGCCCCAGTTCCGGTGAGTCCTGCACCCGTGGGGAGCTGGGCGGATGGGTTCCGCGCGGCCTTTGTTTGCGCACGTGCGACAGCCCAAGGCTTGATTTTGTCCCGGAGGATCGTGCAAGCGCAACCCCCAACAGGGGTCAGGGCTTTTAGCAGAAGAAAGCCAAAGCCCAGGCGGGGAGACTAACACACTCGTGaaagggtgtgtgggggtgggtggggggatcACGTTCTCTCCACAGAGCCGTTGTTCCTAGGTATTGAAAGCCTACCTAAGCCGGAGCAGGCCTAAGACAACCCGGCCGCTTCCTGGGGTCACTGCGCTTGCAACCCATTTATGGGGCACTTTCTGAGAGCCACAAAATGCACCCTGGGAATTGAACAGTCTCATTAAGATACATGGCGGCAGAGCTCTGGGTTACCCAGGGTCCCCCGTCATCTCGCAGGGTCCCCCGTTATCTTGGGTAGGAGAACAAACGGGTATAATTCAACCTGTTGAGTTGTAGTGGACACCCATTGTGGCCTGAGGATAGAGCCTGGTCCCTCCTTTCTAACTTAACTTGgtgtttcctctttctttggtACACTTTACGAGACAACTGGGGGCTAGGACCCTCTCAAAAGTAGAATTTAAGCCCGtggtggtggcgcctgcctttaatagcagcactcaggaggcagaggagtccgaggccagcttggtttacagagtgagttacagatcacccagggaaaccttgtctcaaaaacaaacaaaacaaaacaaagtagcaTTTCATCTTGGAGGAGACACTCAGTGTGTCCTGGGGCCACAGAATCAGAACAGTGTTCTCTTGAGAGGTAACCTGAATCCCCTGGCAGCTGAGTTCCTCTCCTGCAATGTGGTTTACCCCCCACCCCATCACCTTCCTTCTCAATTCCTATCCCTTGGTCCCCAGTACTCAGGCCACCTGGAAGTGGTCCGCTAACTATCCTTGGTCTCATGCCATTTCTCCACACCCAAAGGGTGAACTCCTAGTGTGCAGGCCTGGGGTTCACACAGCGTGGCACCCCGGAATCATGTGAAGCTAGGCTCAAGGTTTCTTCCCGGGGGCATCATTAACGGGCCTGGTTGCTCTTTAAGTTATCTGAGCCTTTTGGGGAAAACCATCTCCACCTTAGGCAGCTTCTGCTACGACCAGGGCAGCTCCTGGTCGTTTTTGTTCATCCACACCTTCCCACTTGGTGGCCGGCACTTTCCAGTCCTGTGCTGTCTGAGCTCTGTCGGGGATCTAGGTGAAACAGACTTGAAAATGTGGAGCATCTTCACccctgactttttctttctttttcttttttttttctttttaacaggaGGGCCTTCCTGGCCCCAGGAGCGTACCCTGGTTGCAGTGAAGCCAGATGGGGTGCAGCGGAGGCTAGTGGGGACTGTGATACACCGCTTTGAGAGGCGGGGCTTCAAGCTGGTGGGGATGAAGATGTTGCAGGTACCAGCCCTTGGCCCGCGTTGTCACTAGAGTCTCCTAGCACTGGCAGTTGCAAGGGTTGGGAGCTAATCATTCTGGGAGCTAGCTTCCGTAGCTGTGTCTGAAAGGTGCCCCAAACTCAGGACGCTAATTGGGGCTTTACTCTCCAAGggttcttctttcccctctttccacACAGGCACCAGAAAGCATCCTTGCTGAGCACTACCGGGACCTGCAGAGGAAGCCATTCTACCCAGCCCTTATCAGCTACATGAGCTCCGGGCCTGTGGTGGCCATGGTACAGCAGGGCAGGGGCAAtggagtgggtgtgtgtggggtctTCCCCTAAGCAAAAGAAAGGGCTTGGATTGAGCCCACCTGGGGTCCCCCAACTTCCCTCCAATCCACATGTCTGTGCTGCAGGTCTGGGAAGGGCACAATGTGGTTCACATCTCAAGGACCATGATAGGACATACTGACTCAACCGAGGCAGCCCCAGGGACAATCAGGGGAGACTTCAGTGTTCACATCAGCAGGTATGGAGGCCCCAACACCCTTGTCTCCCAATATAGGGTAAAGAAGGCTAGTTTAGGATGGCAGCTGGCATGTAAGACAGAGCCGTgaagctgggggtggtggtgcacacctttaatcccagtactcaggaggcagaagcaggtggatctctgaatgtaagaccagcctggtgtacagagtgagttacaggacaatcagggctacacaagagatactctgggattttttttggcggggaggggggcaggggaagACAGATTCTTGAGAACTGGGTGTCTTGCTGGGCTGAAAGTTTCTGATAGTGGGGTATttattataagatttatttatgtatttatttgaggtAAATGTCAGGCCAGGCTAGCTTTGAGGTGTCTTGAACTCCTTATCTTCGGGCCTCTACCAACCTGTGTGTTAACTTACAGTATGCTGCCTTGTCTGATTAAACTTTtttccctggctttttttttttttcccagatagggtttctctgtgtagccctggctgcctgaaactcactttgtagactaggctggcctcacagagatccgtctgcctcccgagtgctgggattaaaggcgtgtgccatcacacaGGGTGTTTACCTGactctttagtttctgttttggTCAACAACCATGAGGGGTTGGCTCTGATGACTGGTAGGAAAAGGCAGCTCTCAGAAGCTGGTGTATAGCCTGACTTCTGAGCTTGCAAGAAACGGAGGCCAGGCTAGATGCAAATTTCCAGCCCCTGTTACTGTCTACccacttttccttcctcctttccctctttttttttccccagatagAATATCATGTaatccaggctgctctcaaactgaTCCTCTTGCTGAGGATGACCATGGacttgtaatcttcctgcctctacctcccaagtacagACATACACTGCCAGGCCTGGTTTATGTCGGgctggggatcaaagtcagggctttctgcatgctagacaagcactctgtcaactgagctgcatctctcatcttccttctttttttgtgtgtgggtctctctctctttctctctcctctctctctctccctctctccctctctcccccccctctctctctgtgtgtgtgtgtgtgtgtgtgtgtgtgtgtatgaatgtctgtGCATGGGCCCGCAGTGCCtgtgtaagccagaagagggagtattaagatgccctggagctggagttatgggtagtTTGAAGCCGCCCtatttggatgctgggaaccaagctcaggTTCTCTGCGAGAGAATgcactcttcactgctgagccaccatTCCCgccccctctcttttcctttctgagactgggtctcccTCTGTAATCAGCTCctccagtgctggtattacaggccaTGGCACCATAGCCCATCCTTTCTCTTCTGTACGGTCACCTTGTTCCCTGACAGGGACAGAGGCTGGAGGCGAATTGTTCCTGGGACCCCTCTCACTGAGGCATGGGCGTGCTTTTCCTCCTCCCACAGGAATGTCATCCATGCCAGCGATTCTGTGGAGGGTGCCCAGAGGGAGATCCAGCTATGGTTTCAGAGCAGTGAACTGTTGAACTGGGCAGACGGCGGTCACCACAGCAGCTGCAGCCCAGCCTGAGGGTCTGAACGGCCTGCTGTTCttcagtgttcctccatgaccaACTACCTCTGCCAACAAGAACCCAAGCCCACACCCTGCCCATCTTCAAATCCACACCCTGTTCACCTTTTGTCCAACTCCAGCCCAGGGGAGTCTAAGCCTCAACCTTATGTGCCTTGTATCCTAAGCCAGCACAATATTGGATCATATCCTCCTATAAGTGCCAGACAACCTTTCGGACATTGTCAGAGGTGATTTTGCCTGCCCCAAAGGAGAGACATTAAAATCTTCTGCTTTAAACGGGAATGGTACGCTTATTTCTGCCATCTCAGCATTGTGTGCCCTTGCCTGGGGCGATGTGAAGAAAGAGTAACAACTCCGTCCATTCCCACCCTGGAGAACCCGTGAGTTTACTGCACTGATGGAGACGTGGATGATGGTGAGGGGTTGGTTAGCTGCAGAAGCATGGGTGACTTGAGAACAGCTGAACCACTACAAAGTCCCACCCTCCAGGGGTAATGACATCAAGGAAACTACATGGTAGAATCTTGCTTTCAGTCAACCTACCTCTTAAATACTCTAACCTGTCCCAAGACCCCCGAGAGTAGGAAGGAGTACTATGTGGGGAATCTAAGGCAAGAGTCCTGTGATGCTCTGAGTTGCCACTACCCCATTCCTAGCTACCTTATTTTACTGATATGACTGCAGGGCCCAGCATCTTATCGGTCACCATGGCAATGCCTGCTCCATGATGTCCAGTAGTCATATCCAGAGAAAACTGCCAGTCATATCCCGAGAAAACTGCTTTATTCTAGCACCCTAAtgagtgttttttaaaatatttatttattatgcatacaatattctgtctgtgtgtatgtctgcaggccagaagaaggcaccagaccccattacagatggttgtgagccaccatgtggttgctgggaattgaactcaggacctttggaagagcaggcaatgctcttaaccactgagccatctctccagcaatgctcttaaccactgagccatctctccagcccccctaatgAGTGTTTTTTATACATAGTGTAAACAGTAGGCTTGAAGGTTATAGTTTTACTCTCCCATGAGAAGGAGCCCTTAACTTTGGTAAATATATGAGCCAGGCAAGAGTGTGAGGCCAGGAGATCAAGAATCCAAACGGAGTTCCTTGGCTGGAGTTGTTGCAGCTCCTGCCTGTATGATGTGATTCTTCTGAGAGAGGATGGTGGCAAGGGATAGGTGGGGCCTACGGCCTCTTCAAGGAAGGGAGCCTGTGGGTAGGGGTGCCAGGCCTTGTGGGTATTGTGTCAGGTCTCCTGAGGTCGGAACAGAGGCTTACACTTCAGCGGCTACCCTCATCTTTCTCTCAAAGCAACCCAGGCACTAGAGAGCAACCTGCACGCCAGACCTGGTGTGGTCTGTGACAGCG containing:
- the Nme4 gene encoding nucleoside diphosphate kinase, mitochondrial, producing MGCLFGRAVLRALLCGPRIPGLLVRPSSGGPSWPQERTLVAVKPDGVQRRLVGTVIHRFERRGFKLVGMKMLQAPESILAEHYRDLQRKPFYPALISYMSSGPVVAMVWEGHNVVHISRTMIGHTDSTEAAPGTIRGDFSVHISRNVIHASDSVEGAQREIQLWFQSSELLNWADGGHHSSCSPA